In Vibrio lentus, a single genomic region encodes these proteins:
- the lolA gene encoding outer membrane lipoprotein chaperone LolA → MKKVFALLFMSFSVFASPKEELSSRLSLNAGFSADFKQVVTSPDGDVVMEGEGTVEIARPSLFRWETTFPDENLLVSDGQSLWYYSPFIEQVSIYWQEQATSQTPFVLLTRNQESDWDNYNVAQTGNQFTLTPTAVDSNQGDFQINITEKGIVQGFNVIEQDGQKGEFIFSNVDLGKPAADRFTFVAPEGVEVDDQRN, encoded by the coding sequence ATGAAAAAAGTATTCGCACTTTTATTTATGAGCTTCTCAGTATTTGCTTCTCCGAAAGAAGAGTTGAGTAGCCGCTTGTCGCTGAATGCAGGTTTTAGCGCTGACTTTAAACAAGTCGTCACCAGCCCTGACGGTGATGTTGTGATGGAAGGTGAAGGCACGGTAGAGATCGCACGCCCAAGCTTATTCCGCTGGGAAACAACTTTCCCTGATGAAAACCTATTGGTATCTGACGGCCAAAGCTTGTGGTACTACAGTCCGTTCATTGAGCAAGTGAGCATTTACTGGCAAGAACAAGCCACATCACAAACACCTTTTGTATTATTGACTCGTAACCAAGAAAGCGATTGGGACAACTACAACGTCGCGCAAACGGGTAACCAATTTACGCTAACGCCAACGGCTGTGGATTCTAATCAGGGTGATTTCCAGATTAACATTACTGAAAAGGGCATTGTTCAGGGCTTTAATGTGATTGAACAAGACGGTCAGAAAGGCGAGTTTATCTTTAGCAATGTTGACTTAGGTAAACCTGCTGCAGACCGCTTTACTTTTGTGGCGCCGGAAGGTGTCGAGGTCGACGACCAAAGAAACTGA
- a CDS encoding DNA translocase FtsK 4TM domain-containing protein, translating to MFKQSSNKVETIIKTSEEPQSPRLNGSQRLKECSLILGVLFSILLAVALLTFSPADPSWSQTAWGGDIQNAGGYLGAWLADTLFFVFGSLAYPLPILVTVAAWVLFRKRNEDEQIDFMLWGTRLLGLTVLILTSCGLADINFDDIWYFSSGGVVGDVLTSLALPTLNVLGSTLVLLFLWGAGFTLLTGISWLSIVEWLGECAIKLFTSAVNKARGEDQELLEPQLRESADRDLIEERHQQHQEPTYRDVPAIEDNKESTEHDPLDPALSFSATNDSSDTVNVLDNTASPKRHYNIYMPVDAPAKQEAPVREQPQIQPQQVEQEPVPAAPVYQAPEEPLEEGVERSKQLNATIEQLENAAMYEDDLAEQEQVDAHESQIAYQQYMQDEQPSVNPTETVVESVEPVMESSPEVNNEFDTEDVQPESLYASPIGEIEETPQEFSTPFETTEEPAYEQPSEFESVSMADDNTEQPDSLADQQDNSEFAQSTEQAQEPVVDLPWEEVTEEPVHPDQDVAAFQNIVSEAQANMAAAQNPFLVQQDVNLPKPAEPLPTLELLFHPEKRETFIDRDALEAIARLVESKLADYKIKADVVDIFPGPVITRFELDLAPGVKVSRISGLSMDLARSLSALAVRVVEVIPGKPYVGLELPNMSRQTVFFSDVVASPQFQEAKSPTTVVLGQDIAGEAVIADLSKMPHVLVAGTTGSGKSVGVNVMILSMLYKASPEDVRFIMIDPKMLELSIYEGIPHLLSEVVTDMKDASNALRWCVGEMERRYKLMSALGVRNIKGYNDKLKMAAEAGHPIHDPLWKPGDSMDPEAPLLEKLPYIVVVVDEFADLIMVVGKKVEELIARLAQKARAAGVHLILATQRPSVDVITGLIKANIPTRVAFTVSTKTDSRTILDQGGAESLLGMGDMLYLPPGSSHTTRVHGAFASDDDVHAVVNNWKARGKPNYIDEITNGDQTPETLLPGEKMEGDEEVDPLFDQVVEHVVHSRRGSVSGVQRRFKIGYNRAARIVEQLEAQGIVSAPGHNGNREVLAPAPPKD from the coding sequence ATGTTCAAGCAGAGCAGTAATAAAGTAGAAACAATCATTAAAACGAGTGAAGAGCCTCAGTCTCCTCGTTTGAATGGTTCTCAACGTCTCAAAGAGTGCAGCCTGATTTTGGGTGTCCTTTTCTCTATTCTACTTGCCGTTGCGTTATTAACTTTCAGTCCTGCAGACCCATCATGGTCGCAAACGGCGTGGGGTGGTGACATTCAGAATGCGGGTGGCTACCTAGGTGCATGGTTGGCGGATACGCTTTTCTTTGTGTTTGGTTCACTGGCTTACCCGCTTCCTATATTGGTGACAGTTGCAGCATGGGTATTGTTCCGCAAGCGTAATGAAGACGAACAAATCGACTTCATGTTGTGGGGCACTCGCTTACTTGGTTTAACGGTTCTTATTCTTACCAGTTGTGGGTTAGCTGATATCAACTTTGATGATATCTGGTACTTTTCATCAGGTGGTGTGGTTGGCGACGTATTAACAAGTCTTGCGCTCCCAACACTTAACGTTCTTGGCAGTACACTGGTTCTTCTTTTTTTATGGGGTGCTGGTTTTACTCTATTAACGGGTATTTCTTGGCTGAGTATCGTTGAATGGTTGGGTGAATGTGCGATTAAGCTGTTTACCTCAGCTGTTAATAAAGCGCGTGGTGAAGACCAAGAGTTGCTTGAACCACAATTAAGAGAGTCGGCAGACCGAGATCTAATCGAAGAACGTCATCAGCAGCATCAAGAGCCTACTTACCGCGATGTTCCTGCTATCGAAGACAACAAAGAATCAACAGAGCATGATCCACTAGATCCTGCACTGAGCTTCTCTGCGACCAATGACTCTTCTGATACTGTGAATGTATTAGACAATACTGCATCGCCGAAGCGTCATTACAATATTTACATGCCAGTCGATGCACCGGCTAAGCAAGAAGCCCCCGTCCGAGAACAACCTCAGATTCAGCCTCAACAAGTTGAGCAAGAGCCGGTTCCTGCTGCACCAGTTTACCAAGCGCCAGAAGAGCCTTTAGAAGAAGGTGTCGAACGTTCTAAACAGTTGAACGCGACTATTGAGCAGTTAGAAAATGCGGCTATGTATGAAGATGATCTTGCTGAGCAGGAACAGGTTGACGCGCATGAATCTCAGATCGCGTATCAGCAATACATGCAGGATGAGCAACCATCAGTTAATCCTACTGAAACGGTTGTTGAAAGTGTAGAACCAGTAATGGAGAGCTCACCAGAAGTAAATAACGAGTTCGATACTGAAGATGTACAACCAGAATCTCTATACGCTTCGCCAATAGGTGAAATAGAAGAAACACCACAAGAATTCTCAACGCCTTTCGAGACAACGGAAGAGCCTGCCTATGAGCAGCCTTCAGAGTTTGAGTCTGTTTCAATGGCAGATGACAATACAGAGCAACCAGACTCTTTAGCTGATCAACAAGACAACTCTGAGTTTGCGCAATCAACTGAACAAGCTCAAGAGCCAGTTGTTGATCTTCCTTGGGAAGAGGTGACAGAAGAACCTGTACATCCAGACCAAGACGTAGCGGCATTCCAAAACATTGTCTCTGAAGCACAAGCAAACATGGCTGCAGCGCAAAACCCGTTCCTCGTTCAGCAAGATGTTAACTTGCCTAAACCAGCAGAACCTTTGCCAACGCTTGAGTTGTTGTTCCACCCAGAAAAGCGTGAAACCTTCATTGACCGTGATGCGCTCGAAGCCATCGCTCGTTTGGTTGAATCTAAACTAGCCGATTACAAAATCAAGGCAGATGTGGTTGATATTTTCCCTGGCCCTGTTATCACTCGATTCGAGTTAGACCTTGCTCCGGGTGTGAAAGTAAGTCGTATTTCTGGCCTTTCTATGGATTTAGCACGCTCACTTTCTGCATTGGCAGTGCGTGTCGTAGAGGTAATACCGGGTAAACCTTATGTTGGCTTAGAACTGCCGAACATGAGTCGTCAAACGGTGTTCTTCTCTGATGTGGTTGCTAGCCCTCAGTTCCAAGAAGCGAAATCACCAACAACGGTTGTTCTAGGACAAGACATTGCTGGTGAAGCGGTTATTGCTGACCTATCGAAAATGCCACACGTTCTTGTCGCGGGTACCACCGGTTCTGGTAAGTCGGTGGGTGTGAACGTGATGATCTTGAGTATGCTTTACAAGGCATCGCCTGAAGACGTTCGTTTCATCATGATTGACCCGAAAATGTTGGAATTGTCTATCTATGAAGGTATTCCACATCTGTTGTCTGAAGTTGTGACTGACATGAAAGATGCGTCTAACGCCCTTCGTTGGTGTGTAGGCGAAATGGAACGTCGTTACAAGCTGATGTCGGCGCTCGGTGTTCGTAACATTAAAGGTTATAACGACAAATTGAAGATGGCCGCGGAAGCCGGTCACCCAATTCATGACCCACTGTGGAAGCCGGGCGACAGCATGGACCCTGAAGCACCATTATTGGAAAAACTGCCTTACATCGTGGTTGTCGTCGATGAATTCGCCGATTTAATCATGGTAGTGGGTAAGAAAGTTGAAGAATTGATTGCTCGTTTGGCGCAGAAAGCACGTGCTGCTGGTGTCCATTTGATCTTAGCAACTCAACGTCCTTCGGTTGATGTTATTACGGGTCTTATTAAAGCCAATATCCCGACACGTGTAGCCTTTACTGTATCGACTAAAACAGACTCTCGAACCATTCTTGACCAAGGCGGTGCTGAGTCACTACTTGGTATGGGTGATATGTTGTACTTACCACCGGGTTCAAGCCACACAACTCGTGTACACGGCGCATTTGCATCTGATGATGATGTACACGCGGTCGTGAATAACTGGAAAGCACGCGGTAAGCCAAACTACATTGATGAGATCACTAACGGCGACCAAACCCCAGAAACACTATTACCGGGTGAGAAGATGGAAGGCGATGAAGAAGTCGATCCTCTGTTTGATCAAGTTGTCGAACATGTGGTTCATTCACGCCGTGGTTCGGTTTCTGGTGTGCAACGTCGATTCAAAATTGGCTATAACCGTGCCGCACGAATTGTCGAGCAATTAGAAGCTCAAGGTATTGTAAGTGCTCCAGGGCATAACGGTAACCGAGAAGTCTTGGCGCCAGCGCCACCAAAAGATTAG